The window TGGGGACATGCTTATGACGCGCCGAGCTGGAATGGAAGCGCTCGGTAAATTTGTTCAGGTATGTTTTGTTTGTGTTTCTTGTTCTTTCAATCTTTTGTATTGTTCTCATACTACGGATGCTCGGTAGGTGGTTGCTTCTCGCTTACTCTGCGTTGGTCGGACTGTTGAGTGCGTTGGTGCTGATCAGCAAGAAGCTGTGAACAAGGTCTCTTCCATGGAGAAGTCATATACAGCTCGGATTGCTGATTTGGAGAAGGCTGTAAAGGAAAAGGAAGATGTTGCTACCAGTGTTGTGGCTAAAGCGAAAGAAGCTGAGGATGAGGTGGTTCGTTTAAGAGATCAAATCCGTTTGTTGCAAGTTGAAGTTATGGAGCACGACGTGGCCAAAGGTCGGCTTACTTCCCGTGTTCATGAGCTAGAGGAGGCTGGGATGGAGATGTTCTCTTATGGTTTTGATCGTGCTGTGAGTCAGATTGCCCTGTTAGCCCCTAATTTTGATTGTGATAAGCTCGATATTACAAAGATAGTTGTAGGTGGAAAGTTAGTTGTGGATGGTACTGTGGAGGAGCACGATGAGAATGCTCCTTCTTAGTTTGTTTGTATTTGTGGCTTTTGTTTTGACTGTCTGAGCTCTAGACTGTTAGTTTTTTGAACTTTGTATGGTATTTGGCCGACGTTAGGCCGGTTTGACTATTAGGTGGTGGTATTTGGCCGATGTTTCAGGCCAGTttgataatataatattatatttatagtaAGTGTTTTTGCTTTGTTATATTTTGTCATTGTCAGgctttatttgaaaagaatttaccgCTTTTATTTGGATTCGGGGGGCGTCCGGCCTCATTAAAACCCTCCTTAGGCAAAACCCTTTCGTTGGGAAAAAAGCTCTAAGGaggaaaaagagtaccttcaTTCGCATTTTGTACAAACTATGACATATACATTTTGAGTGATGAGATGTTCCAGTTTCCTGGGATGGCATTGCCTTGTAATGTTTGGAGTTGATATGCCCCCTTGCCGAGCACTTGGGTAACACGGAAGGGGCCTTCCCAATTTGCGGCGAGTTTGCCATGAGCTGGAGGTCTTCTGGCTTCCTCTGTTCGCCTGAGCACAAGGTCGCCTTTGTTGAATATCCTCGGAATCACCTTCCTGTTgtattttctttctattattcttTTCTGGGCCCTTTGTTTGATAGCGGCGATTTCCCTGTCCTCTTCGGCTAGGTCAAGCTCGACGCTCCTGGCTCTTAGGTTTTGTTGTTCGTCGTACAACTCGATTCTTAACGTCGGTTATCCGACCTCAATGGGGATCAGTGCTTCTGAGCCATAGACCAACTTGAAGGGTGTTTCGCCTGTAGTGTTATGTATTGTGGTGTTGTAACTCCACAGTACTTCGGGAATGAGCTCGGCCCATTCTCCCTTTGCGTTGTCGAGCTTCTTCTTTATTGCCTGCAACACAACTCggttagcagcttcggcttgcccattagtttgtgggtgttctaccgagctaAAACGATGTTGAATATtgaaattttttagaaataaaccgAGCTTATTGTCTGTGAATTGTCTACCATTGTCTGATATTATTTCTTTTGGTATCCCAAAGCGGCATATTATATTTCTCCAAATAAAAGATCGTACCTTTTCAGCTGTTATCTTTGCTAAGGGTTGCgcttctatccattttgagaAGTAGTCTATGGATACCAAAAGAAATTTTACCTGTCCTGGTGCTGTTGGGAAGGGGCCGAGGATGTCAAGTCCCCATCTGTAgaaaggccagcttacctccATGCTGTGTAGTACTTCGGCTGGCTTGGTTGAGATCGCctcgtgtttctggcatttgtcaCATGTTTTGACTTTTGCTATGCAATCTCTCTTCATGGTCGGCCAATAATATCCTGTTCGGATTATTTTTGCAGCGAGAGCTCGTCCTCCTATGTGGTTCCCACATACTCCTTCATGGACTTCGTTCATTACTTCTCTGGCCTGGTCTTGGTCTAGGCATCTTAGTAATGGTTGTGAGAAACCTCGTCTGTATAGCTCCCCTGATATTCTCGTGTAGAAGCTTGCCTTACGTTTAAACTGTTGAGGGTGGAGCTCGTCTCTGGGCACCGTACCTGTACATATGTATTCAAGGAAAGGTTTCCTCCAATCGTGGAGGTGGTTGATGTGTTCGATACATAATAGTTCAATGCTCGGTTTTGTGAGTGTGTGCTGTGATAATGTTGATGTTTGCGTGTCCGCCCTGGTGGCGGCGAGTTTAGATAGTATGTCTGTCCTGACATTTTGTTCTCTATGTACGTGTAATATGGTGAATGAACTAAAGTTTGAAATTAGATCCTTTGCTATGAGCCAGTATTGTTCTAGTAAGGGATCTTTTACCTGGAATTCTCCTCGGATCTGTTGGACCATTAGGAGGGAATCGCAATGTGCTGTTAAGTTCGTCGCTTTGTGGGTTAGGGCGAGCTTGAGTCCCGCTATGAGGGCTTCATACTCGGCCTGATTGTTGCTTGCCGAGAAGTGAAATTGGAGGGCTTGCTCGGCTATCACTTTATTTCCCTCTTTTAAGATTATGCCGGCCCCGCTCCCTTCTCGGCTTGACGCTCCATCCACGTGTAATTCCCATGTTTCAATGTGATCGCCTGGGGTCATCTCCGTGATGAAATCGGCGAGGACTTGTGCCTTGAGGGCCGATCTGGCCTGAAACTGAATGTCGAACTCTGAGAGTTCAATTGACCATTTGGTCAACCGTCCTGCCAGCTCTGGTTTTGTTAATATTTGCCTCAATGGGTGATTTGTTCTTACTACTATTGTGTGGCTTTGGAAATAGTGTCTTAGTCTTCTTGCTGTGACTACGAGTGCCAGGGCGAGCTGTTCTATCTTCGGGTACCTCTGTTCCGTTGGTTGCATTACTCTGCTGACGAAGTATACTGGCTGTTGGATCCTTCCTGTCTCAGTGACAAGGGCCGAGCTTATGGAATGATTGGAAATGGATAGGTATAGATATAGAGGCTTGCCGACCTCAGGTCTTTGTAGTACGGGAGGTGATGATAGAAGGGTCTTTAGCTCGGCGAACGCGGTTTTGCACTCTGGTGTCCATTGAAATCGTTTGTTTTTTAAGATCGTCTGGAAGAATGGATGTGACCGACTTGAGACCGCGGGTAGGAATCGGGAGAGGGCGGCTATCCGTCCTGCTAGTTGTTGTACTTCCTTTATCGTCCTGGGGCTtgtcatgttgagtatagccttgCATTTCTCGGGGTTTGCTTCGATCCCTCTTGAAGTCAACATGAATCCAAGGAATTTCCCTCCTTGGACTCCAAAGGCGCACTTTTCTGGGTTTAATCTCATATTGTATGCTCGGATCTGTTCAAATATTTCCTTGAGGTCGTCGCAGTGTGACCGATCTTCAGTGGACTTGGCGACCATATCGTCCACATAGATTTCAATATTCCGACCTATTTGGTGTCGGAATACTTTGTCCATCAGACGCTGGTaggttgcacctgcattcttaaggCCAAATGGCATAACTCTATAACAGAAATTACCATGTTCAGTTATAAATGCTGTTTTGCTTTGGTCTTCTGGATGCATTAGAATCTGGTTGTacccagagtatgcatccatgaagctcaagCTGTTAAAACCTGAGGCGTTGTCTACAAGTTTATCGATGCATGGCAGGGGATAAGcatccttgggacatgccttgttTAAATctgtaaagtcgacgcacatgcgccatttacctgagttttttcttaccattaccacgttTGAGAGCCATGTGGTGAAACGGATCTCTTTGATGAAGTTGGCTTTGAGGAGCTTTTCTGTTTCTTCTAAGGCCGCTTTTGACTTCTCTGTGCCGAGGTTTCGCTTTTTCTGGGCTATGGGTCGGCATGTCTTGTTAGTGGCTAGCTTGTGGCAGATGATATCTGGGCTAATGCCAGGCATATCTGTCGGGGTCCAGGCGAACAAGTCAGCATAGTCTTGTAGTAACTTTATCAATTCCGATCTCTGTTGTCCTATTAGTGCTTGGCCGATGTAAGTCACCTGTCCCGGGACTTGAGTTAGCTGGATCTTGTGTAGCTCATCTGCTGGTTGAGGTCTTTCCTGGGTATCTCCTCGAGGATCAAGCTCGGCCAGGGATAAGATTTCTGTGCCATTTATTGCATGGACCTCCCTTTGTTTGTGGCTTATGTCCGATTTTTTTAAGCTAGCATTGTAGCATTGCCGAGCTTGTTGTCGATCAGAATGTATTGTCACTATCTTGCTGTCTTGCGCCTGAAACTTAACACACAGATGATAAGTAGATATGACTGCCCTGAACATATTCAGGGCAGGTCGTCCGAGGATAATATTGTAGGGGCTGGGGCAATCAACTATTAGGTATTGTACGTCTAAGGTTTTTGATAATGGGTTGTTTCCCATCGTCGTCCTTAGCCATATGTAACCTTTGATTGGTACTCTCTCGCCAGAGAACCCTACTAATTCTCCGGACGAGGGCTGTATTAGTTTTTCAGATAGATTCATTTTTAAGAAAGTAGAATAAAAGAGAACATCTGCACTACTACCTGGGTCCAAAAGGACTTTCCTTACCAGAAGGTCGCCGGCTTGGATCGATATTACCACCGGGTCGTCCGAATTTGGAACAGCCGAGCATATGTCGGTTTGGTTAAATGTGATTTCTAAGTCAGGTATGTCCTTGTTGTTTGGTAGCGTTGTTTCTTCGATTGCTAACATGGCACGGTAGCTTCGTTTCCTTGCTGAGATCGTCTCAccccctcctgcgaatcctccagaTATGCAGTTTATGATGCCTTTGGGGGGGTTATTGCTCGGCCACTTGTTGGTGTCTTTATTGGCTGAGGTTTGTTGTCGCTCTTCCTTGTTATTTTCTCTGTGTTTTCTACCCTCAATGTATTTGTCGAGGAGGCCCTGCCGCGCCAATCTCTCGAGGAGGTCTTTGGCTATCACACATTCGTTGGTCGTGTGGCCATATTTCTGGTGGAAGGCACAATGTTTGCTTTTATCAACGAATCTCTGATCCTGGTAGCTTCCCGCCCTGGTaggtggttttatgattttagcaTTGAGTATTTCTTTTATTATCCTTTCTCTCTTTGTGTTGAATTTGGTATAGTTATCGAACTTCGGAGTGAGCTTGAATGATCTGCCGAGGTCTTTAGCATTTGCTGGCCTGGAAGATCTGTCATCCTCTTTTCTCGGCCTCCTTTCTGTTTTGTCGGCTTCCCGAAGCTCTTTGATTTCCATTTGCCCCGCTGCTCTTTCGCGGAACTCGTCTAGTGTTTTTGGCTTAGTCACTGCGATGATTTCTCTGAACTTTCCGGGCCTGAGACCAGCCTTGAGGGCATGTAGGTGGATGGCTGGGTTCAGGTCAGGTATTTCCATGGTGGCGTCTGTGAACCTGGTCATGTAGTCCTTCAAGCTTTCTTGTGGGCCCTGGCGAATGGTGCTGAGATAGTCCGATCCATGCACATAAATCCGAGCTGCCGCGAAATAGTCGATGAATGACCTAGCTAATTCCTCGAAAGAGGAGATTGATCCTGCAGACAATTTCGAGAACCATAACAGGGCAGCCCCATCGAGGTAAGTAGGGAAAGCTCTGCAAAGCACAGGGTCATTGTTAGGTCCGTTAAAAAACATCATGGATTGAAATTTCTTTAGGTGAGCCCGGGGGTCACCAATCCCCTTGTACGGCTCAAGAAAGGAAGGGAGAGTGAAATGTTTTGGCATTTGGTAGTTTGTGATCTCCTCGGAAAACGGGTTGTCCAAGGTCAGCTTTTCCTTGGGGGGGTTGGCACAGATTAGATCGGCTCGACCTTGGGTTGGACCTTTGGAGTTGTTTTCCTCTTGCTTGCTGTTCTGCGTGGATAGCTCAGCTAATCTCTTGACTTCTGCTTGTAGTTCGGCCAGCTGGACCATGAGTTCGGCCTGACTGGGTTGAGGGACTCCATTGTCAGCCATGTCCTCAAATTAATGGGTCCTGCgtaagagaagaaaagagagtgGGAATAAAGTGGGGTTAGattggccccacggtgggcgccaaatgttccgtcTGTGATGACCGAGGTTGATGATCTCCGGCCGAGCACTTGGATGCGTGGCTGGATTATATGTTGTCCTCGAGTAACAATGTGAGTTTAACCTCGGCCTTCTGAAACACGGCGGCGGGAGCACCTGCAcaaagcactccgacgctcaagtaagtgggagaataattaatgaataaagaGTAAATAACTAGAAGTGAATGTGGAACCTGCCCTTTCTGAATCAGGGGGGTAAGATTTATAGGCTCCTCGAGTTTgctggtgagctccttgttagtTCCGATATTCCTGGTCAAGTGCCGTTATGGATATCTTGTGAAGAGACGTGATTGAGTGGTGTATTCAGTTTCGGAGATAATTTATAAAGTTTGTTTGTTCTGTTCTACTTGGTTCCGATTTTTAAGGTCAGTCTGCAACTGAACCTCCATGCCGATTATGGCGTGGTACGCATCACATGATAAGGCAATTTATTCGAAAAATATGAAACCATAGTTGTAAAAACTAAATTGAATTGATCGGTTagattgaaaaattaataaatcagACTCTAatccggttcaatccaaaaccaagACCGTTTCAAGAGAAAAATCGGTGAGAATCAATCAAACCGAACTGCATAAAAAACCAGTGCTCTCTGCTGTAGTCGAGCATTGTAAAAACACCTCGCCAACTTTCTCTCTCCATACGCGCGGCCCGTCGTTCCTTCTTCTAACAGTATACATATTCTTTATTTCTTTACATCAGCCGGTGTAgaggtttaaaaaaaaaaaaagcataacgTCAAGAAAGTACCTGGGAGTAGGGCAAAGAAATAACAATTATTGTATTAcaaaatccaaaaagaaaaaatcgaTCCCCCACTAGCTACTTGCTCTCATCTCTACCAGCAAACATGGCTTTACATCGCCATCTTTCAGTCACTATCTGTACTGAGCTCACCAATAACTGCTCGCCACGTGTACACACTTGCCCCGTCTTCATCTGAACCTGACCTGTCACCACCGGTGTCCTCCTCTTCGTCGTAGAGCCACTATGCAAAGATCATGAAGGCTCCGGCGAGGACTGCTTAGACGTCACCCTAACGTCACCGCTTATCCGATGATGCATCAACTTCCATTATTAAATCAATCGCATTACGTACATAGTTTATCCTTAAAAATCATCatatttttatccaaaaaaacTTACGTATATGACTACATGGGAATGGTGTCACAAAATTAGCGAGCCAAATTGAGAGTGGAGGATTTAGTCCCCTCTTGCATTGTTTAAGATGGCATCATTTTGTAGGTTGTTTTAGAAGACTATTGGTAATTGGTAAATCAATTACCATTCAGAAAAAAGAAATGTTcatcttttaaattattataacgcagcaataatatttcatatgtataaataattttattactaCAATTCACATATcactcatcaatatctttctttcatcaaaatatttttctattattactaAATTTTCGATagatgccttttttttttttttatcaggtTTTAATATAAGAGAGTGATTTTGTCAAATTACCTTTCATttcattattttatcttttatgaaatttttttattagaagtgCTTTTTTTTggtgaatagaaaaaaaaagttataacgTAACATACAATAAAGTAGTGATATTattaactacttttttttttattagaagtgATTTGATAATAACATACAATAATTGTAATATTCTAAACAGCAATGCTAgggaccagcaacttttgtgattagtagccatcaaatagtcattaatgatgatctaatggtgtgagattggtgtgagatttcatctaatgactcacctttctctgctggttacatgctggccaaaattcaataaaattgctggctccctagacttttcctattctaaattttagcacgtcatgatcgtatcAAAAGTAAGGTGTTACTAACTCGTTTTCCTTACTAACTATTTAATattaagcctttagttcgatttcacgttttaatttttaagagaaaagccgaaaaattttgtttctattaattaaaaCCACATTTCaaagatcttcaaataataataataatcacataattattaataataataaatattatacaaaaggattcaaatgaaACTCATTCCTACTATCTCAAATCATTTCAAATGcagatttatttttaatatcaaattaaccccaaatcaagaaaagaaaatcattTTACATAGTATTCAATCAAATCGACTTTTCAACTCAACAATCAGAATTTTCAGCCACAACCAACCAATTCAGCATAATCTcataaataagaattttaaacaattccatcaaaatcagaaaaccaaCATCAGTCACAGTCACAATTCAACCAGTCGcaattcaatttcatcaattaaCAACTCACAACAACAAAACTAGTCACgagatatttataaattatttgcacTTATTCACTAAATTTTAATGGCATTTATAAATTAAaacgattaattttaaaataaaattccctacttccgtacgaaatcaaaatactcAAGGCTACGGAAaaactttctgaccgagctgccaaagaaaaaaatatcaaaaatcgtttgtgcctcctagaactccagttggccgaactcaaggggtAAGAGAGTTACATCACCGTCAATTTTCACCGATCAAAAGTAGCGCCAACGTGTAGAGGAGAAAGATATGaatacttttatcggattagatttttttattggaattacAGATCTTAAGAAATCAAAGTTGAAAGTTCATCAGGGTTCACGGTTTTCTTTCTCTCCCTCGGCTCTTTGATTTCTTTTTTCTTCAAAGCATGAACAATGCGTGTATGAGGAtgattaatggaataaaagaAAACATGTGTCAATTATGTAtgtatatgattatatataaacAAGCCACGTTTGGcttttgcttgtttttgtttCTTTAGGCTTCGgccactataataataataataataataataataataataataataataataattgttcttgTATATATACTTGAAGGGAGAGCTCGGTCTCTGGGAGTCGACGCCGAGTTGTTATCTTTGGTGACGACCTTTGAGATTTTGTGTAAGTCTGAGCTTTTCTTCAAGGGGATGTCTAATTGCGCTAGGCGTGAGAAAGAAACAAGGggagagtgtacctgcaaaggtactccgaaacttaagtcagtattgagaattcaatgtgtcCATAAGATAAAATACCATACCTTCATAGATGAATTAAGGTCGATTACTTTTCTGTTGGTCTTCAGAATTAAAGAGCAATGATTAGGCTGTTATGAATCATTCTATTATATTGGGCGTTTTAGGATATGAGATGCTGGGTCTGATTGTAACGTAAATTGCCGATTAATGGCTGTAACGTCGATTAATAATGTAACGTCGAATTATGATGCGTTCTGCTGAGTTATGACTCTTAATGCCGAGTTATGACTTGATATTTGTAATGGCCAGATCATAGCCCCCATGCTTAGCCTGGGAATATGTTTAATGAAGCAGGTCAAGCTTTAAATGATGTATAAGTCGGCTGCTGAATAGTTCGGCGTGTGGTTCTACCCTGTAGCCCCCAGTTCAAGGTGCTTTATTAAACAGTTATTAATGCTAAGTAGTGATATGATTATGAGAGAGAAATAATTAAATGCACGTTGCAGAGCGTGCATATTTCCAATGTGGTTCACTATTTTTGAGGTAACTAATTTGAGTTGTGGGCAATGGAATCGAAATAGGTGGTAAAGTGTGTTTAATTAAAACACTCTTAAAATCCTCTATGTTCCTCCTCcttcattttatgttttcttcttcttcattctgtttttttgcttcttttcctTCATTATTTGGTTACTGATGGGTTtcgaaaaggagaaaaaagagaagaTTGATTGGTCCTATGATTGGGTTAATGAGGACATGAGAAATCGTGTGTCTTTGTTTTTGGATGAGGATGCTGTGAAGGAGATTGATAGTAGTAAGATTATTAGGGTAGGTGCTGAGGTCCGGTTGGAGCTGTTTCCTTGTTCTCCAGGTGACAGGGTTTTCCACAGAGGCGAAGGTTTTGAGTTTTTCTATATGTACAACAGTGTTTTGGAGGAGTTGATGATGAAGTTGCCATTTACGAATTTTGAGTGTCAGGTGTTGAAATAGCTTAATTGTGCACCTTCCCAACTTCACCCTAATGGTTGGGCATTCCTTCGTAGTTTTGAAATTCTGATGGAGTTTCTGGAGGAGGAACTGACAGTGGAgttattcttttctttatttcaagcGAAAGAGGTTTGGAAGGGTTGTTAGGTGAACTTGAATAGTTCACCCCGTTTTGGTGTTTTCAAACTGTACAAATCctcttttaaaaatttcaaagaaatgtaTGTAAAGGTTAGAAGTGTTTAGGGAGAGTTCCCTTTTTATATGGATGAGCATTTTGGGGAGAAATTTCCTGTGTAGTGGTGTTCGGAGCCTCAGAGTATTCTGGGGCGGGAGGTTATAAGTGCGAGGAATGAATGTGTTATTGAATATTTGACTGAGGTTGTTGATCGTAAGGAATTGATTTCTGTATATGAACTGCTGCAGTGGGAGGATAATAAGGCGGCTGTTATAGAATATTTAGGTAAGGTTTTCAATTTGGTTGTTGTATCGGGTTATGCAATCAATGTTTGGTTTTGTTTACTTTGCAGGAGGTAAATATCCTGGCGTGTCTGCCGCGAATTTGAGGGCTCGGGTGAGGAGTAAAGGTCTGGATAAAGAAGGATCTTCGTCCAAAGCGGATAAGATT is drawn from Arachis hypogaea cultivar Tifrunner chromosome 12, arahy.Tifrunner.gnm2.J5K5, whole genome shotgun sequence and contains these coding sequences:
- the LOC112730134 gene encoding uncharacterized protein; amino-acid sequence: MADNGVPQPSQAELMVQLAELQAEVKRLAELSTQNSKQEENNSKGPTQGRADLICANPPKEKLTLDNPFSEEITNYQMPKHFTLPSFLEPYKGIGDPRAHLKKFQSMMFFNGPNNDPVLCRAFPTYLDGAALLWFSKLSAGSISSFEELARSFIDYFAAARIYVHGSDYLSTIRQGPQESLKDYMTRFTDATMEIPDLNPAIHLHALKAGLRPGKFREIIAVTKPKTLDEFRERAAGQMEIKELREADKTERRPRKEDDRSSRPANAKDLGRSFKLTPKFDNYTKFNTKRERIIKEILNAKIIKPPTRAGSYQDQRFVDKSKHCAFHQKYGHTTNECVIAKDLLERLARQGLLDKYIEGRKHRENNKEERQQTSANKDTNKWPSNNPPKGIINCISGGFAGGGETISARKRSYRAMLAIEETTLPNNKDIPDLEITFNQTDICSAVPNSDDPVVISIQAGDLLVRKVLLDPGSSADVLFYSTFLKMNLSEKLIQPSSGELVGFSGERVPIKGYIWLRTTMGNNPLSKTLDVQYLIVDCPSPYNIILGRPALNMFRAVISTYHLCVKFQAQDSKIVTIHSDRQQARQCYNASLKKSDISHKQREVHAINGTEILSLAELDPRGDTQERPQPADELHKIQLTQVPGQVTYIGQALIGQQRSELIKLLQDYADLFAWTPTDMPGISPDIICHKLATNKTCRPIAQKKRNLGTEKSKAALEETEKLLKANFIKEIRFTTWLSNVVMILMHPEDQSKTAFITEHGNFCYRVMPFGLKNAGATYQRLMDKVFRHQIGRNIEIYVDDMVAKSTEDRSHCDDLKEIFEQIRAYNMRLNPEKCAFGVQGGKFLGFMLTSRGIEANPEKCKAILNMTSPRTIKEVQQLAGRIAALSRFLPAVSSRSHPFFQTILKNKRFQWTPECKTAFAELKTLLSSPPVLQRPEVGKPLYLYLSISNHSISSALVTETGRIQQPVYFVSRVMQPTEQRYPKIEQLALALVVTARRLRHYFQSHTIVVRTNHPLRQILTKPELAGRLTKWSIELSEFDIQFQARSALKAQVLADFITEMTPGDHIETWELHVDGASSREGSGAGIILKEGNKVIAEQALQFHFSASNNQAEYEALIAGLKLALTHKATNLTAHCDSLLMVQQIRGEFQVKDPLLEQYWLIAKDLISNFSSFTILHVHREQNVRTDILSKLAATRADTQTSTLSQHTLTKPSIELLCIEHINHLHDWRKPFLEYICTGTVPRDELHPQQFKRKASFYTRISGELYRRGFSQPLLRCLDQDQAREVMNEVHEGVCGNHIGGRALAAKIIRTGYYWPTMKRDCIAKVKTCDKCQKHEAISTKPAEVLHSMEVSWPFYRWGLDILGPFPTAPGQVKFLLVSIDYFSKWIEAQPLAKITAEKVRSFIWRNIICRFGIPKEIISDNGRQFTDNKLGLFLKNFNIQHRFSSVEHPQTNGQAEAANRVVLQAIKKKLDNAKGEWAELIPEVLWSYNTTIHNTTGETPFKLVYGSEALIPIEVG